TTTGATAAAAATAAAACCGTCTTTATCCATCAGGCCCAAATCGCCCGAATGCAGCCACCCCTCTTCGTCCAATACCATTTTGGTGGCTTCTTCATTCCGATAATATCCCACCATTACGTTTTCGCCCCGCATCAGGATCTCTCCCACTTCATTTTCCGGGTCGTTGGAGTCAATTCGTACTTCAAGGGTATCCACCGGCCGGCCACAGGAACCGATTTTGGCTTCTTTTGCCGGAGCATAAGCTATCAACGGACCACATTCTGTCATTCCGTATCCTACCGTAATCGGAAATCCGATGGTCCGGAAAAAAGTTTCTATTTCATGGCTCAAAGCTGCACCACCTACTACCACTTCCACAAAATTCCCACCGAAACCTTCTTTTACTCCGGCCAGTACTTTCTTGTAAATCAATTTATTCAATAATGGCGTTTTCAGCATCCAGTTTACCGGCGATTTTCTGATTACCGGTAAAATTTTCTTCTTATAAATTTTTTCGATCACCAGCGGCACCGATAAAATCAGCCGCGGACGAATCTCCTGAAATGCTTTGGTAATAATCTGCGGGCTGGGTGTTTTTGTCAGAAAAGTAATATGACATCCCAGCGAAAAAGGAAACAAAAACTCAAAAGCCAATCCATACGCATGGGCCAACGGCAAAAAAGAAACGATCTTATCCCCCGGTTTCAGCGGCATGTGGGCTCTGGCAAAACGCACATTAGCCGCCAGGCTGTTGTGTAACAGCATCACCCCTTTGGAAAAGCCGGTAGTTCCGGAGGTATAACTGATTTCTCCCAGTTGGTCGTTACCGGTTTCCGGTAAATGAAATTTCGTCCCATCCAAACCTTCCGGGAATTTTTCCTGCATAAAACCATTTAATGAATGGATTACTTCATCCAGGTGTTCTGTCCGCGAAAAAAGCGGCATCAGTTCTTCCAGCCCGATAACATATTTTAGTTCTGTCATCTGCCCTGCATCCAGCGTACTCCAAATGGAAGAAGCTGAAAACAAAACTTTCGACTCCGAATGGGTTACAATATAATGTACATCCTTAGGCAAAAAGTCGGGTAAGATAGGAACGATCACAGCGCCATAAGTAATCACCGAGAGATAAGCCACCGCCCAATGGGCCGAATTTTTCCCGATCAGGGCAATTTTATCCCCTCTTTTCAGGCCGGTTTTCTCAAAAATAAGATGAAATTTTTGGATGGACTCTCCTACATCTTTAAACGTCAGTGTTTTCCCGTTGTAATCAGAAACCGATGGCTTTTCCCAGTTCTCTTTGATAGCCGTTTCAAAATACTTCACAAGATTTTCATCGATCATAGTATCATGGTTTTTGTTTCGGGCTTAAAGATAATAAAAGATAGCAAACCGTACCCTTTTCTTGCCGAAAGCATTCTGTTGCACAAATTCTCGTTCTACACATTGGGAATATAAAAACACGGGGATTTTTACCTGAATCAACTTTCACCAACTTGATAATCCATTAAAAATAGCAACCATTGATATTCCATGTCCCATTCATTTATTCCGATATTGCAGTAGACACCTTGTTTTTTAATGATAT
The sequence above is drawn from the Candidatus Sulfidibacterium hydrothermale genome and encodes:
- a CDS encoding AMP-binding protein yields the protein MDENLVKYFETAIKENWEKPSVSDYNGKTLTFKDVGESIQKFHLIFEKTGLKRGDKIALIGKNSAHWAVAYLSVITYGAVIVPILPDFLPKDVHYIVTHSESKVLFSASSIWSTLDAGQMTELKYVIGLEELMPLFSRTEHLDEVIHSLNGFMQEKFPEGLDGTKFHLPETGNDQLGEISYTSGTTGFSKGVMLLHNSLAANVRFARAHMPLKPGDKIVSFLPLAHAYGLAFEFLFPFSLGCHITFLTKTPSPQIITKAFQEIRPRLILSVPLVIEKIYKKKILPVIRKSPVNWMLKTPLLNKLIYKKVLAGVKEGFGGNFVEVVVGGAALSHEIETFFRTIGFPITVGYGMTECGPLIAYAPAKEAKIGSCGRPVDTLEVRIDSNDPENEVGEILMRGENVMVGYYRNEEATKMVLDEEGWLHSGDLGLMDKDGFIFIKGRSKSMILGPSGQNIYPEEIESVLNNRACVAESVVIQRDGKLIALIYPDEEAVKSMGLTHQELEEKLEAYRKEMNKEFPAYMAISRIVVHSEPFEKTPKQSIKRFLYQ